In Vitis riparia cultivar Riparia Gloire de Montpellier isolate 1030 chromosome 19, EGFV_Vit.rip_1.0, whole genome shotgun sequence, the following proteins share a genomic window:
- the LOC117908771 gene encoding pentatricopeptide repeat-containing protein At3g14580, mitochondrial: MTSRSCSILLRIYRSVSRSALIHPTLIQKSTFFSTFPPDDLKRLDHKDWLSPREVLKIFDGLRNPESVMPVLDSVSKRKDFKPNEALYTLVINKLAQARMFDAIEDVIKTLKIDKQCRLSDVFFYNVIKVYGNVAGRPDRAVETLFDMPKFHCWPSVKTFNLVLNMLVSAKRFDVVHKVYAGAPELGVEIDACCLNILVKGLCRSGNVDAACELLDEYPKQRCRPNVRTFSTLMHGLCESGRVEGALGLLERMEREGVYPDTVVFNILISGLRKRGRVEEGMELLGRMKLKGCYPNAGSYQEVLYGVLDTGRFGKAKEFMCQMIDEGVSPSFVSYKMMIYGLCKENLVADVVWILKQMVEQGFVPERWMWRRILQTMFPRNVSQSEIMEEVAT; the protein is encoded by the coding sequence atgacttCACGTTCATGTTCCATTTTACTAAGAATTTACCGATCAGTCTCTCGTTCCGCATTGATTCATCCAACCCTCATccaaaaatcaacttttttctCTACATTCCCTCCCGATGATCTGAAAAGACTCGATCACAAGGACTGGTTGTCACCTAGAGAAGTCCTGAAAATCTTCGACGGTCTGAGAAACCCAGAATCAGTAATGCCAGTCTTGGATAGTGTTTCCAAGAGAAAAGACTTCAAACCCAATGAAGCCCTTTACACTCTGGTAATCAACAAGTTGGCACAAGCCCGCATGTTTGATGCCATTGAAGATGTCATAAAGACGCTCAAGATTGATAAGCAATGTAGATTATCTGATGTGTTTTTCTATAACGTGATCAAGGTTTATGGGAATGTTGCAGGTCGGCCTGACAGGGCTGTTGAGACCCTTTTTGATATGCCCAAGTTCCATTGTTGGCCTTCTGTGAAGACCTTCAATCTTGTGCTGAATATGCTTGTATCAGCGAAAAGATTTGATGTTGTTCACAAGGTGTATGCGGGTGCTCCTGAGTTGGGTGTAGAGATTGACGCCTGTTGTTTGAATATACTTGTGAAGGGGTTGTGTAGAAGTGGTAATGTGGATGCGGCATGTGAGCTGCTCGATGAATATCCTAAGCAAAGGTGTAGGCCCAATGTGAGGACATTTTCGACTCTGATGCATGGGTTGTGTGAAAGTGGTAGGGTGGAGGGGGCGTTGGGGTTGTTGGAGAGGATGGAGAGGGAAGGCGTTTACCCTGATACCGTCGTGTTCAATATATTGATATCGGGGCTGAGGAAGCGAGGGAGAGTTGAAGAGGGGATGGAGCTTCTGGGGAGAATGAAGCTGAAAGGGTGCTACCCGAATGCGGGGTCTTATCAGGAGGTTTTGTATGGTGTTCTTGATACTGGGAGGTTTGGTAAGGCAAAGGAGTTCATGTGTCAGATGATAGATGAAGGTGTAAGTCCGAGTTTTGTGTCTTATAAGATGATGATCTATGGGCTTTGCAAGGAGAACCTAGTTGCTGATGTGGTTTGGATTTTGAAGCAAATGGTGGAACAAGGCTTTGTTCCGGAGAGGTGGATGTGGAGGCGGATTCTTCAGACCATGTTCCCAAGGAATGTCTCTCAGTCTGAAATTATGGAGGAAGTAGCCACTTGA